The following coding sequences lie in one Caldanaerobius fijiensis DSM 17918 genomic window:
- a CDS encoding MFS transporter: MNNNWKIFLLAFISFLLGTLQFVFGGILDKVAASVGVSVSAAGQLITAFALGSAIGTPITMMVTAKMERRKLLLLALAVIILSTISTVTLPGFSFLIVSRVVLGIGFGVYGVCAFSIVEKLAPAGRKARALSNLAMGSSAALVLGIPLARMVTTTYGWKAIFWGIGILSLLSFFAVMRAIPATESEAPVPLGRQLALLKKPKIDIALGVTFFMFTSYSVVNTYITPFLTSVMPMIEHEISAILFGLGVASLIGAKLGGLLADHIGAELTLIGGMVVQALALVLISIFPTSVIVTVPLLMLWAIAAWTSGLTLNLNLVKLAPEASGIMLSLNGSFIQFGFAAGAGIGGIAVGGSSIIAISWIGAVSVAFSACAAAVSFGLPVLSQVHDNEVLEDKPYKAIKME; the protein is encoded by the coding sequence ATGAACAACAACTGGAAAATTTTCTTGTTAGCCTTTATCAGCTTTCTACTTGGTACGCTGCAATTTGTCTTCGGGGGCATTCTGGATAAGGTTGCAGCTTCAGTCGGCGTATCGGTGTCGGCAGCGGGACAGCTTATTACCGCATTTGCGCTTGGCAGTGCTATCGGCACGCCTATAACAATGATGGTGACCGCTAAGATGGAACGGCGCAAGTTGCTGCTGCTGGCTCTTGCTGTTATAATACTTAGCACCATTTCTACGGTAACCCTTCCAGGCTTTAGCTTTCTGATAGTTTCTCGCGTCGTGCTTGGGATTGGATTTGGAGTCTACGGCGTATGCGCCTTTTCCATTGTCGAGAAGTTGGCTCCTGCTGGACGAAAGGCCAGAGCGTTGTCCAACCTCGCAATGGGATCCAGCGCTGCCCTTGTACTCGGTATTCCCCTAGCCCGCATGGTTACAACGACATATGGTTGGAAGGCGATTTTTTGGGGCATCGGAATCTTAAGTCTGCTTTCATTCTTCGCAGTTATGCGGGCAATTCCGGCTACTGAAAGCGAAGCGCCCGTACCTCTAGGAAGGCAGCTTGCCCTCTTGAAGAAGCCAAAGATAGATATAGCCCTCGGCGTGACGTTTTTCATGTTTACCAGCTATTCGGTTGTCAACACCTATATTACTCCATTCCTAACCTCTGTCATGCCGATGATTGAACATGAAATAAGCGCTATACTTTTTGGCCTAGGCGTCGCAAGTTTAATAGGTGCCAAGCTTGGCGGCCTCCTTGCAGATCATATTGGCGCCGAACTCACGCTTATCGGCGGCATGGTTGTCCAAGCCCTTGCACTGGTGTTGATATCAATTTTCCCAACGTCGGTAATTGTTACCGTCCCGCTGCTTATGCTTTGGGCTATTGCAGCCTGGACGTCCGGACTCACCTTGAACTTAAACCTGGTCAAGCTTGCTCCGGAGGCTTCAGGTATCATGCTTAGCCTGAATGGTTCCTTTATTCAGTTCGGCTTTGCTGCGGGCGCCGGCATTGGGGGAATTGCTGTAGGAGGCTCTTCAATAATTGCGATTAGCTGGATCGGTGCAGTCTCAGTTGCATTCTCAGCCTGTGCCGCGGCAGTCTCCTTTGGCTTGCCCGTTCTTTCTCAAGTGCATGACAATGAAGTTCTGGAAGACAAACCCTATAAAGCAATAAAAATGGAATAA
- a CDS encoding flavodoxin → MANSKSLIAYFSRKGNNYVGGSIVNLPIGNTEVIAKKIQKLTGSDMFQIKTVKSYPEDYTETTKVAKEEERKNARPELTEIVDDMESYDVIYLGYPNWWGTMPMAVFTFLESHDFSGKTIIPFCTHEGSGMGSSEHDIKRLCPNAKVLPGLAIRGSSVNNADEDVVNWLKKLDLLP, encoded by the coding sequence ATGGCAAACTCAAAGAGCCTTATCGCTTATTTTTCACGTAAAGGAAATAATTATGTGGGCGGTAGTATTGTTAACCTGCCAATTGGTAACACAGAAGTAATAGCAAAGAAAATACAGAAATTAACAGGAAGTGACATGTTCCAAATCAAAACAGTAAAGTCTTATCCAGAAGATTATACGGAAACAACAAAAGTAGCAAAGGAAGAAGAGAGAAAAAATGCCAGACCCGAGCTTACAGAAATAGTAGATGATATGGAATCTTATGATGTGATTTATCTTGGGTATCCGAATTGGTGGGGAACGATGCCGATGGCGGTATTTACGTTTTTAGAGTCCCATGATTTTTCAGGAAAGACCATTATTCCATTTTGCACTCATGAAGGTAGTGGAATGGGAAGTAGTGAACACGATATAAAGAGACTTTGCCCGAATGCAAAAGTGCTACCTGGTTTGGCGATTCGAGGCAGCAGTGTTAACAATGCAGACGAGGATGTTGTAAACTGGCTAAAAAAACTTGATTTGTTACCATAA